A region from the Medicago truncatula cultivar Jemalong A17 chromosome 6, MtrunA17r5.0-ANR, whole genome shotgun sequence genome encodes:
- the LOC11440279 gene encoding peptide chain release factor 1 isoform X3 — translation MAHKIIFKPTFILNLKQQFTTTTTSQTHNISHCHFLHHPFFNIKIRPISLHSTTPITTTAAATANHGGYLDLTDDDLMRQCEMGTFKTSGPGGQHRNKRESAVRLKHLPTGIIAQAGEDRSQHMNRASAIKRLRSLIALKVRKTVDLDAYSPPRELLQILPPKSSIRGSDIGSQIGPNNPKFAMGMQALLDLIFAVDGSVSDAAKYLGLSTGALSRLILSDDSLRKEVNDLRASKGMKPLK, via the exons ATGGCacacaaaatcattttcaaaccAACCTTCATCCTCAATCTCAaacaacaattcacaacaacaacaacatcacaaACCCACAACATTTCCCACTGCCACTTTCTCCATCATCCATTTTTCAACATCAAAATTCGCCCAATCTCACTCCACTCCACAACACCAATAACCACCACCGCCGCCGCCACCGCAAATCACGGCGGTTATCTAGACCTAACCGACGATGACCTAATGCGACAGTGCGAAATGGGTACATTCAAAACCTCTGGTCCTGGTGGTCAGCATCGTAACAAACGTGAATCTGCTGTTCGCCTTAAACACTTACCCACTGGTATCATCGCTCAG gCTGGTGAGGATCGATCTCAGCATATGAACCGTGCTTCTGCTATTAAACGCCTTCGCTCTCTTATAGCTCTAAAAG TCAGGAAAACGGTAGATCTTGATGCTTATTCGCCACCTCGAGAGCTTCTTCAGATCCTTCCTCCGAAGTCATCAATTAGAGGGTCAGATATTGGTTCACAAATTGGACCCAATAACCCAAAATTTGCAATG GGAATGCAAGCTCTTTTGGATCTTATTTTTGCAGTTGATGGATCGGTCTCGGATGCTGCAAAATATCTCGG GTTATCTACTGGAGCACTGTCTCGGTTAATCTTATCTGATGATTCACTTAGAAAGGA
- the LOC11439740 gene encoding alpha-ketoglutarate-dependent dioxygenase alkB homolog 6, which yields MEKIEPKHQNLSDFKVGSLPTLFYIPDFISDTDQTLLLNNIYGAPSSKWKLLKNRRLQNWGGVVHEKGLLPQPLPSWLTNFTQKISEESGLFPSPINHVLINEYQPNQGIMPHQDGPSYFPVVAILSLGSPVVMDFTPHAKLKLDSQEVTDKESDGETFEIGKDKWLDDHRPFSVILMPRSLLIFKDKAYSDYLHGIKDCALHGYDGAVNEIEALKHNESDKHLFGSEDALEAIGKEEYKNISRTSNRISLTCRLVPKVHKNLFRF from the exons ATggaaaaaattgaaccaaaacaCCAAAATTTATCTGATTTCAAAGTTGGTTCATTAccaactttattttatattcctGACTTCATCTCAGATACTGATCAAACCCTTCTTCTCAACAAT ATTTATGGAGCTCCTTCATCAAAGTGGAAGTTGTTGAAGAATAGAAGGCTTCAGAATTGGG GCGGTGTTGTCCATGAGAAAGGCCTTCTACCTCAACCTT TGCCTTCATGGTTGAcaaatttcacacaaaaaatatcTGAAGAATCAGGATTATTCCCATCACCAATCAATCATGTTCTCATAAATGAATACCAACCTAACCAAGGCATAATG CCACACCAGGATGGACCTTCCTATTTTCCAGTTGTAGCTATTCTATCGCTTGGATCTCCTGTTGTCATGGACTTCACTCCCCATGCCAAATTAAAATTGGATTCACAAGAAGTTACTGACAAAGAATCAGATGGAGAAACTTTTGAGATTGGGAAAGATAAGTGGCTTGATGATCACCGTCCATTCTCTGTTATATTGATGCCTCGCAGTTTACTGATATTCAAGGATAAGGCATACTCAG ATTACTTGCATGGTATAAAAGATTGTGCATTACATGGCTATGACGGG GCTGTAAATGAAATTGAAGCTTTGAAACACAATGAATCAGATAAACACCTTTTTGGCTCAGAGGATGCTCTGGAAGCAATAGGAAAAGAAGAATATAAGAATATATCAAGAACTTCGAATAGAATTTCATTGACATGCCGATTGGTTCCAAAAGTTCACAAAAATTTGTTTAggttttaa